One part of the Pecten maximus chromosome 9, xPecMax1.1, whole genome shotgun sequence genome encodes these proteins:
- the LOC117334157 gene encoding methionine aminopeptidase 1D, mitochondrial-like, which yields MRSKVGRLLLSYRPFVNNGSKYCTLSEVTSEQEVSKFHYSRRKFKLVRPVDCTPLRDFPRDRIPMPSYVQNPTVGKIEKLELKNKEQIEKMRNSCELARKILDATAGQIKAGVTTDELDEFAHEMCIEHNCYPSPLFYNLFYKSICTSVNNVMIHGIPDLRPLYDGDIINVDVTIYLDGYHGDVSETYLVGDVDEDGKHLVDVARRCRDAGISVCRPGQPMSVIGDAISEVAESQGLSVVPEILGHGIGTYFHGPPDVIHVAHEPDEEVLMQSGMTFTIEPLVCEGSTDYTVLPDGWTCVSNDGGRSAQFEHTILITDEGAETLTS from the exons TTGGAAGGCTGCTGTTGTCCTACAGACCATTTGTGAATAATGGTTCAAAATACTGCACATTGTCAGAAGTTACATCAGAGCAAGAGGTTTCAAAGTTCCATTATTCAAGGAGAAAGTTTAAACTTGTGCGTCCAGTTGATTGCACACCTCTGAGGGATTTTCCAAGAGATCGTATACCAATGCCTTCCTATGTTCAAAACCCTACAGTTGGCAAAATAGAAAAACTTGAACTGAAGAATAAAGAACAGATTGAAAAAATGAGAAACTCCTGTGAACTTGCAAGAAAAATTCTGGATGCAACTGCTGGACAAATAAAG GCTGGGGTAACTACAGATGAACTTGATGAGTTTGCCCATGAGATGTGCATTGAACATAATTGTTACCCATCACCTCTCTTCTACAACCTCTTTTATAAATCGATATGTACATCAGTGAACAATGTAATGATCCATGGAATTCCTGACCTTCGACCCCTGTATGATGGagatatcattaatgttgatgTAACT ATATATTTGGATGGTTATCATGGTGATGTATCAGAAACCTATCTGGTAGGAGACGTTGATGAAGATGGTAAACATTTAGTGGATGTGGCGAGACGTTGTCGAGATGCTGGCATTAGTGTTTGTAGACCTGGACAGCCAATGAGTGTTATTGGAGATGCTATAAG tGAGGTTGCTGAATCACAAGGACTTTCGGTTGTTCCTGAAATACTAGGTCATGGGATCGGTACTTACTTCCATGGTCCTCCAGATGTTATACATGTTG CACATGAACCTGACGAGGAAGTTTTAATGCAGAGTGGAATGACCTTTACAATAG AGCCACTGGTTTGTGAAGGAAGTACAGACTACACTGTGTTACCAGACGGTTGGACGTGTGTTTCCAATGATGGTGGGCGCTCAGCTCAGTTTGAACATACAATTCTTATAACAGATGAAGGAGCAGAAACATTAACAAGCTGA